One genomic segment of Intestinimonas butyriciproducens includes these proteins:
- a CDS encoding MutS-related protein — protein MKLNSQLKEDTGYSWVMTRVEPASPFGHALVRNPKWYGPGEQDKLEAEFSRVDTLLNLMGEGSVLLESIIHILSEFHDIRNSLKRPTSAPMDEVELFEVKHFLIYLERLAEECGKLPRLEGLEIRPMDAALNLLDPSGRRLPAFSVENAFEPALERVREEKALVENALRQTEKKGRDDLMARRRELVLKEDRLELEARKRLTMALLRDRDTFLSTMEAIGRLDLVLAKAKLARRFRCCRPAVTAEARVVAVDMIHPEVADHLKERGGEFTSVSLSLEQGATVITGANMGGKSVSMKSLTLNLLLAQTGFFTFAKAFSAPLFDSVSLICTDRQSVEQGLSSFGAEVAALGDVLRQEKGKFFYVALDEFARGTNPREGAALARALVEYLGRLNCVALLTTHYDGVSDAARRHYRVAGLGALDTAAIRKDEAPLDRLSRLMDYHLIESEPGEPCPRDALRVCRLLDLEPDLMEIFSKNS, from the coding sequence ATGAAACTGAATTCGCAGCTCAAGGAGGACACCGGCTATAGCTGGGTCATGACCCGGGTGGAGCCCGCCTCGCCTTTCGGCCACGCCTTGGTGCGCAATCCCAAATGGTACGGTCCCGGAGAACAGGACAAGCTGGAGGCGGAGTTTTCCCGCGTGGATACCCTCCTGAATCTGATGGGGGAGGGTTCCGTCCTGCTGGAGAGCATCATCCACATCCTGTCCGAGTTCCATGATATCCGCAATTCCCTCAAGCGGCCCACCAGCGCGCCCATGGACGAGGTGGAGCTGTTTGAGGTCAAGCATTTCCTGATCTATCTGGAGCGCCTGGCGGAGGAGTGCGGCAAGCTGCCCCGGCTGGAGGGGCTGGAGATCCGGCCCATGGACGCCGCACTGAATCTGCTGGACCCCAGCGGACGCAGGCTGCCCGCCTTCTCCGTGGAAAATGCCTTTGAGCCCGCTCTGGAGCGGGTCCGGGAGGAGAAGGCCCTGGTGGAGAACGCCCTCCGGCAGACGGAAAAAAAGGGCCGGGATGATCTGATGGCCCGCCGCCGGGAGCTGGTGCTCAAGGAGGACCGCTTGGAGTTGGAGGCGAGAAAGCGGCTGACCATGGCGCTGCTCCGGGACAGGGACACCTTCCTCTCTACCATGGAAGCCATCGGGCGGCTGGATCTGGTGCTGGCCAAGGCGAAGCTGGCCAGGCGGTTCCGCTGCTGCCGCCCGGCCGTCACTGCGGAGGCAAGGGTGGTGGCGGTGGATATGATCCATCCCGAGGTGGCCGACCACCTGAAGGAGCGGGGCGGCGAATTCACATCGGTCTCCCTCTCATTGGAGCAGGGGGCCACTGTCATCACCGGCGCCAATATGGGTGGCAAAAGTGTCTCCATGAAGAGCCTTACCCTCAACCTCCTGCTGGCGCAGACCGGCTTTTTCACCTTTGCAAAGGCATTTTCGGCGCCGCTGTTCGACAGCGTCTCCCTCATCTGCACGGACCGCCAGTCCGTGGAGCAGGGCCTGAGCTCCTTCGGAGCCGAGGTGGCGGCGCTGGGCGACGTGCTGCGGCAGGAAAAGGGCAAATTTTTCTACGTGGCGCTGGACGAGTTTGCCCGGGGCACCAATCCGCGGGAGGGCGCGGCCCTGGCCAGAGCGTTGGTGGAATATCTGGGCCGGCTCAACTGCGTGGCGCTTCTGACGACCCACTATGATGGAGTCTCCGACGCGGCCAGGCGGCACTACCGGGTGGCCGGACTGGGGGCGCTGGATACCGCCGCCATCCGGAAGGACGAGGCGCCGCTGGACCGCCTCTCCAGACTGATGGATTACCACCTCATCGAGTCCGAGCCGGGGGAGCCATGTCCCCGCGACGCGCTTAGAGTCTGTAGGCTTCTGGACCTGGAACCGGACCTTATGGAAATTTTCTCAAAAAATAGTTGA
- a CDS encoding alpha/beta hydrolase: MALREEFSYPSSDGRHQIHALRWLPEESGPRAVVQLVHGISEHMGRYDGFAAYLADHGFAVVGHDHLGHGKTARGRREYGFLGEQNGWAYLVHDTRTLRELTGERFSGLPHFLMGHSMGSFVVRTYLIDYPGTVDGCILSGTGQEPPFLVAFGRGLSGLLLRIKGGNHVSGLVTALSLGAYNRQFRPTRTSADWISRDQAVVDAYVRDPMCRFVPTVGMFHDMMEGLQFISDPRNLRRMDPYTPVYLFSGDADPVGSRGKGVRKVAGFFRESGCRDVTVKLYPGGRHEMLNEINRDTVYQDVLDWLELHIMTKEGG; the protein is encoded by the coding sequence ATGGCCTTGCGAGAGGAATTTTCTTATCCTTCCAGTGACGGACGGCATCAGATCCACGCCCTTCGGTGGCTGCCGGAGGAGAGCGGCCCCCGGGCCGTGGTCCAGTTGGTGCACGGGATCTCAGAACATATGGGCCGGTACGACGGCTTTGCCGCCTATCTGGCGGATCACGGTTTCGCCGTGGTGGGCCATGATCATCTAGGCCACGGGAAAACCGCCCGTGGGCGCCGGGAATACGGCTTTCTGGGCGAGCAAAACGGCTGGGCCTATCTGGTTCACGACACCCGCACCCTTCGGGAGCTGACGGGGGAGCGGTTTTCCGGTCTCCCCCACTTCCTCATGGGGCACTCCATGGGGTCCTTTGTGGTCAGGACCTATCTCATCGACTATCCCGGCACTGTGGATGGCTGCATCCTCTCCGGCACCGGGCAGGAGCCGCCCTTTCTGGTGGCCTTCGGCCGCGGACTCTCCGGCCTTCTGCTCCGCATAAAGGGCGGGAACCACGTAAGCGGGCTGGTCACCGCCCTGTCCCTGGGGGCGTATAACCGCCAGTTTCGGCCCACCCGCACCAGCGCCGACTGGATCAGCAGGGATCAGGCCGTGGTGGATGCCTACGTCCGAGACCCCATGTGCCGCTTCGTCCCCACTGTGGGCATGTTCCACGACATGATGGAGGGGCTCCAGTTCATCTCGGACCCCCGAAATCTCAGGCGCATGGACCCCTATACGCCGGTCTATCTCTTTTCCGGCGACGCCGATCCCGTGGGTTCCCGTGGAAAAGGCGTGCGGAAGGTCGCGGGCTTTTTCCGTGAGTCGGGATGCCGGGACGTGACGGTAAAGCTCTACCCCGGGGGGCGGCATGAGATGCTCAATGAGATCAACCGCGATACTGTCTACCAGGATGTTCTCGACTGGCTGGAGCTCCATATCATGACAAAGGAGGGCGGCTGA
- a CDS encoding hotdog fold domain-containing protein, producing MKSLLRLRMSAKDAHYGGNLVDGAHMVHLFGDVATELLIKCDGDEGLFCAYDNVEFLAPVYAGDYIEAEGTITKIGNTSRKMTFEARKVIISRPDINDSAADVLAEPVVVCRASGTCVVPKDKQRIAR from the coding sequence ATGAAATCTCTACTCCGGCTCCGCATGAGCGCAAAGGACGCCCATTACGGCGGAAATCTGGTGGATGGGGCTCACATGGTCCATCTCTTCGGCGATGTGGCCACCGAGCTGCTCATCAAATGCGACGGCGATGAGGGCCTTTTCTGCGCCTACGACAACGTGGAATTCCTGGCGCCCGTCTATGCTGGCGACTATATCGAGGCTGAGGGCACCATCACCAAGATCGGCAATACCTCCCGGAAGATGACCTTCGAGGCCCGCAAGGTCATCATCTCCCGTCCCGACATCAACGACTCCGCCGCCGATGTGCTGGCCGAGCCTGTCGTGGTCTGCCGCGCCTCCGGCACCTGTGTGGTGCCCAAGGACAAGCAGCGCATTGCCCGATAA
- a CDS encoding MBOAT family O-acyltransferase, which produces MSFLSPGFFLFFPLVTLFYFLLPQRARNLWLLVSSWYFYLCAGAGSFLFLLCVLTLTYTGARFLEGQSGRARRRVLTLLLLLLFGTLFLFKYLGFALSMLERFLSAAGLSFTSPALELILPAGISFYLFMAAGYLIDVYRGNRPAERSFLLFALFLSFFPYLLSGPIGRADTLLPQFRETHRFSYDGFRSGLLRFLWGAFKKLVIADRLGMLVTTVYAAPDQFGRLQVIAAAAAFSIQIYCDFSAYSDMALGCAQALGFRLMENFRTPYFSRSIGEFWRRWHISLSSWFRDYLYIPLGGNRRGRMRTYANLLIVFAVSGLWHGSALAFVAWGLLNGLYQVIGGLTADLRTRVRGRLGLTEDGRLTVLLQVGITFLLSTVAWVFFKGGSFTHALFIFQNMFTGPWLTHPVTAWGLDRPELVVAFFAILLLLAVDLASLRVDLWTGFLRLPRPLRWALALSLTLAVLICGIYGTGYDPQDFIYFKF; this is translated from the coding sequence TTGAGCTTTCTCTCTCCGGGATTTTTCCTGTTCTTTCCCCTGGTCACGCTGTTCTATTTCCTGCTGCCTCAGCGGGCCCGAAATCTCTGGCTTTTGGTGAGCAGCTGGTATTTTTACCTCTGTGCCGGCGCAGGTTCCTTTCTCTTTCTTCTCTGCGTCCTGACCCTTACCTACACCGGCGCCCGCTTTCTGGAAGGGCAGTCGGGACGGGCCAGACGTCGGGTCCTGACGCTCCTCCTTCTGCTGCTGTTTGGAACGCTGTTTCTATTCAAATACCTGGGCTTTGCTCTCTCCATGCTGGAGCGGTTCCTCTCCGCCGCAGGGCTGTCCTTTACCTCTCCTGCCCTGGAGCTCATCCTCCCCGCCGGTATTTCCTTTTACCTCTTCATGGCGGCCGGATATCTCATCGACGTCTATCGGGGGAACCGGCCCGCGGAGCGCAGCTTCCTTTTATTTGCCCTCTTTCTCTCCTTCTTCCCCTACCTGCTCTCCGGCCCCATCGGCCGGGCAGACACCCTCCTTCCCCAATTCCGGGAAACCCACCGTTTCTCTTATGACGGCTTCCGCAGCGGACTGCTGCGCTTTTTATGGGGTGCTTTTAAAAAGCTGGTCATTGCCGACCGCCTGGGCATGTTGGTCACCACCGTATATGCCGCGCCGGATCAGTTTGGCCGCCTCCAGGTCATCGCGGCCGCCGCCGCCTTTTCCATTCAAATTTACTGCGACTTCTCCGCTTACTCGGATATGGCCTTGGGCTGCGCCCAGGCGCTGGGTTTCCGGCTGATGGAAAACTTCCGCACGCCCTACTTCTCCCGCTCCATCGGGGAGTTCTGGCGGCGCTGGCACATCTCCCTCTCCTCCTGGTTCCGGGACTACCTCTATATCCCTCTGGGCGGGAACCGCAGAGGGCGGATGAGAACGTATGCAAATCTCCTCATCGTCTTTGCCGTCAGCGGCCTGTGGCACGGCTCCGCCCTGGCCTTTGTGGCCTGGGGGCTCCTCAACGGGCTTTATCAGGTGATCGGCGGTCTTACCGCCGATCTGCGCACCCGGGTGCGCGGCAGGTTGGGCCTGACGGAGGACGGCCGGCTCACTGTCCTGCTCCAAGTCGGGATCACCTTCCTTCTGAGCACCGTCGCCTGGGTTTTTTTCAAAGGCGGCTCCTTCACCCACGCCCTTTTTATCTTCCAAAACATGTTTACCGGCCCTTGGCTGACCCATCCCGTCACTGCCTGGGGGCTGGACCGGCCGGAGCTCGTCGTGGCATTTTTCGCTATTCTGCTCCTCCTAGCTGTGGATCTCGCCTCTCTTCGTGTGGACCTGTGGACCGGTTTTCTTCGCCTGCCCCGTCCCCTGCGCTGGGCTCTGGCGCTCTCTCTGACGCTGGCGGTCCTCATCTGCGGCATCTACGGCACCGGCTATGATCCCCAGGACTTCATCTATTTCAAATTTTAG
- the pepT gene encoding peptidase T, with translation MNVIERFLRYVSFDTQSAEDSDTVPTTAKQKLLGAALAQELTEIGLHGAKMDEYGYVYGWLPATAGCEGIPCVGLIAHMDTSPDAPGDGVKPQIIHYEGGDIPLSERVIMREADFESLKKYVGRDLIVTDGTTLLGADDKAGVAEILTAMEYLVNHPELPHGRIAVGITPDEEVGSGADHFDVEGFGAAAAYTVDGGELGELEYENFNAASARVTIRGFNIHPGSAKNKMKNACLIAMEFAGMLPPAETPAHTEGYEGFYHLNRMEGDETETRLSFLLRDHDRARFEARKERMNLIAAYLNEKYGPTAVQVEFKDSYYNMREQIEPHMYLVHRARAAFQKAGVEAVEVPIRGGTDGARLSYMGLPCPNLSTGGANFHGVMEYIPVYALEKMVEVLVHLVTEGK, from the coding sequence ATGAATGTGATAGAACGTTTTTTGAGGTATGTCTCCTTTGATACACAGTCCGCAGAGGACTCTGACACGGTACCCACCACCGCCAAGCAGAAGCTTCTGGGGGCGGCGCTGGCGCAGGAGCTCACCGAGATCGGGCTCCACGGGGCAAAGATGGACGAGTACGGCTATGTTTACGGCTGGCTCCCGGCCACCGCGGGCTGTGAGGGTATCCCCTGTGTGGGGCTCATCGCCCACATGGATACCTCGCCCGATGCGCCGGGGGATGGCGTCAAACCGCAGATCATCCATTACGAGGGGGGAGATATCCCCCTCTCTGAGCGCGTGATCATGCGGGAAGCGGACTTTGAGAGTCTGAAAAAGTATGTGGGCAGGGACCTGATCGTCACAGACGGGACCACCCTCCTCGGAGCGGACGACAAAGCCGGCGTGGCCGAGATCCTGACCGCCATGGAATACCTGGTCAATCATCCGGAGCTGCCCCACGGGCGGATTGCCGTGGGCATCACGCCCGACGAGGAGGTGGGCAGCGGCGCGGACCATTTTGATGTGGAGGGCTTTGGGGCTGCAGCGGCCTATACCGTGGACGGCGGAGAGCTGGGGGAGTTGGAGTATGAGAACTTCAACGCCGCCTCGGCCCGGGTCACCATCCGGGGCTTCAACATCCACCCCGGCTCGGCCAAAAACAAGATGAAGAACGCCTGCCTCATTGCCATGGAGTTTGCCGGTATGCTACCCCCGGCGGAAACCCCCGCCCACACCGAGGGATACGAGGGCTTTTATCATCTCAATCGGATGGAGGGGGATGAGACGGAGACCCGGCTGAGCTTTCTCCTCCGGGATCACGACCGTGCCCGCTTCGAGGCGCGGAAAGAGCGGATGAATTTGATCGCGGCCTATCTCAACGAGAAGTATGGCCCCACCGCCGTGCAGGTGGAGTTCAAGGACTCCTACTATAACATGCGGGAACAGATTGAGCCCCATATGTATCTCGTCCACCGGGCCCGGGCGGCCTTCCAGAAGGCCGGTGTGGAGGCGGTGGAGGTTCCCATCCGGGGCGGGACCGACGGGGCGCGGCTCTCCTACATGGGCCTTCCTTGCCCCAACCTCTCCACGGGCGGCGCCAACTTCCACGGCGTTATGGAGTATATTCCCGTGTATGCCCTGGAGAAGATGGTGGAAGTCCTGGTCCACCTGGTGACAGAGGGCAAGTGA
- a CDS encoding arsenate reductase family protein — MLLVWYPKCTTCQRAKAWLDAHGVAVETRDIKLEKPTEEELRRWYAMSGLPLKRFFNTSGLQYKALGLKDKLPGMSEEKQFALLATDGMLVKRPILVGENFAVTGFKEAEWMERLEQ; from the coding sequence ATGTTGTTGGTATGGTACCCCAAATGCACCACATGTCAGAGGGCCAAGGCGTGGCTGGACGCCCACGGCGTGGCGGTGGAGACCCGGGACATTAAGCTGGAAAAGCCCACGGAGGAGGAGCTGCGGCGGTGGTATGCCATGAGCGGACTGCCCCTCAAGCGGTTCTTCAACACCAGCGGACTCCAGTACAAGGCTCTGGGGCTCAAAGATAAGCTGCCCGGCATGTCGGAGGAGAAACAGTTCGCCCTTCTGGCCACGGACGGTATGCTGGTCAAGCGGCCCATTTTGGTGGGAGAAAACTTTGCGGTCACCGGCTTTAAAGAGGCCGAGTGGATGGAGCGGCTGGAACAATAA
- a CDS encoding FadR/GntR family transcriptional regulator has protein sequence MKEESVQQGKAYERVISYIKGEILKGDLKQGEKLPPERELAEQLGVGRNSVREALRTLSLMGFISSTQGAGNFVSCDIEKNLAESTQMMMLLGATDYRQVSELRQGLESQTVLLAAERVSPAQLSELEDIVWQLRDENDLEKSAALDKRLHYLIGEAAGNQLIMVILRAMSETVDSFISHMREKMMLDEGYRKRLQDTHQGIVLALQDRNGVEAARMMREHFRVVDSAMVDLF, from the coding sequence ATGAAAGAGGAAAGCGTGCAGCAAGGAAAGGCCTATGAGCGGGTCATCAGCTATATCAAAGGTGAAATTTTAAAGGGCGACCTGAAGCAGGGAGAAAAGCTGCCCCCGGAACGGGAGTTGGCCGAGCAGCTCGGCGTGGGGCGCAATTCCGTGCGGGAGGCGCTGCGGACCCTGAGCTTGATGGGGTTCATCTCCAGCACCCAGGGGGCGGGAAATTTCGTCTCCTGCGATATTGAAAAAAATCTGGCGGAGTCCACACAGATGATGATGCTGCTGGGGGCGACCGACTATCGCCAGGTGAGCGAACTGCGGCAGGGCTTGGAGAGCCAGACCGTGCTGCTGGCGGCCGAGCGGGTCAGCCCCGCGCAGCTCAGCGAGCTGGAGGATATCGTCTGGCAGCTCCGGGATGAAAACGATTTGGAAAAGAGCGCCGCACTGGATAAGCGTCTGCACTACCTCATCGGCGAGGCGGCGGGGAATCAGCTCATTATGGTTATTCTGCGGGCTATGAGCGAGACAGTGGACAGCTTTATCAGTCATATGCGGGAAAAAATGATGCTGGATGAGGGGTATCGCAAGCGGCTCCAGGATACTCACCAGGGGATCGTGCTGGCCCTCCAGGATCGAAACGGAGTGGAGGCAGCGCGCATGATGCGGGAGCACTTCCGTGTGGTGGATTCCGCTATGGTGGACCTTTTTTGA
- a CDS encoding L-erythro-3,5-diaminohexanoate dehydrogenase: MQKKGNKYGVHRVIEPKGLMTQAAKKIDNTMECYSNEILCDVSALNIDSASFTQIYEACGKDLGKTEQMILDIVNERGKMQNPVTGSGGMFIGTVKEIGEDLQGKIDLKVGDKIASLVSLSLTPLKIGKIKAIHPEIDRVEVEAQAILFESGLYAKLPDDMSEELALAALDVAGAPAQTAKLVQAGDSVLILGGAGKGGMMCCYEAMKRVGPTGKVVALVICQADADLLKSMHLCHEAIVASATDPMDVLEKSLAANNGKEYDVSILIVNVPACEMSAILPVRDNGIVYFFSMATDFAKAALGAEGVGKDVTMIVGNGYTKGHAEITLAELRENPELKAYFEKKYL; encoded by the coding sequence ATGCAGAAAAAAGGCAATAAGTATGGTGTCCACCGCGTGATTGAGCCCAAGGGCCTTATGACCCAGGCCGCCAAGAAGATCGACAATACCATGGAGTGCTACTCCAACGAGATCCTCTGTGACGTCTCCGCCCTGAACATCGACTCCGCCTCCTTTACCCAGATTTATGAGGCCTGCGGCAAGGACCTGGGCAAGACCGAGCAGATGATCCTGGATATCGTCAACGAGCGCGGCAAGATGCAGAACCCCGTCACCGGCTCCGGCGGCATGTTCATCGGTACGGTCAAGGAGATCGGCGAGGATCTGCAGGGTAAGATCGACCTGAAGGTGGGCGATAAGATTGCCTCTCTGGTCTCCCTGTCCCTGACCCCCCTGAAGATCGGGAAAATCAAAGCGATTCACCCTGAGATCGACCGCGTTGAGGTCGAGGCCCAGGCCATCCTGTTTGAAAGCGGCTTGTATGCCAAGCTGCCCGACGATATGAGCGAAGAGCTGGCGCTGGCCGCTCTGGACGTGGCCGGTGCGCCCGCTCAGACCGCCAAACTGGTCCAGGCCGGCGACAGCGTGCTGATCCTCGGCGGCGCAGGCAAGGGCGGCATGATGTGCTGCTACGAGGCCATGAAGCGCGTCGGCCCCACCGGCAAGGTGGTGGCGCTGGTCATCTGCCAGGCCGATGCCGACCTCCTGAAGAGCATGCACCTCTGCCATGAGGCCATTGTCGCCTCCGCCACCGACCCCATGGATGTGCTGGAGAAATCCCTGGCCGCCAACAACGGCAAGGAGTACGACGTCTCCATCCTCATTGTCAACGTGCCCGCCTGCGAGATGAGCGCCATCCTGCCCGTGCGCGACAACGGCATCGTCTACTTCTTCTCCATGGCGACCGACTTTGCCAAGGCCGCCCTGGGCGCCGAGGGCGTAGGCAAGGACGTCACCATGATCGTGGGCAACGGCTATACCAAGGGCCATGCCGAGATCACGCTGGCCGAGCTGCGTGAGAACCCCGAACTGAAGGCCTACTTCGAGAAGAAGTATCTGTAA
- a CDS encoding 3-keto-5-aminohexanoate cleavage protein, with protein MEKLIITAAICGAEVTKENNPAVPYTVDEMVREAKSAFDAGAAVIHVHVREDDGTPTQDRERFRVVMDAIKAACPGVILIPSTGGAVGMTAEERLQPTELFPEMATLDCGTCNFGDDVFMNDMPTMRAFGKRMLENHIKPEYECFEMGHLDTILKMAKKGLVPGDPMQFNFVLGVSGCTPATAGNLQWLVNAIPAGSTWTATGIGRFAYELAAAAIPMGGNVRVGFEDTVYLSKGVLAKSNGELVARVVELANLLGRPVANPAEARKILSLG; from the coding sequence GTGGAGAAACTGATCATCACCGCCGCCATCTGCGGCGCCGAGGTCACCAAGGAAAACAATCCCGCCGTCCCTTACACCGTCGATGAGATGGTGCGGGAGGCCAAGAGTGCGTTTGACGCGGGCGCGGCGGTCATTCACGTGCACGTCCGTGAGGACGACGGCACGCCCACCCAGGACCGGGAGCGGTTCCGGGTGGTCATGGATGCCATCAAGGCAGCTTGCCCCGGCGTGATCCTTATCCCGTCCACCGGCGGCGCAGTCGGCATGACGGCGGAGGAGCGGCTCCAGCCCACCGAGCTCTTCCCCGAGATGGCTACGCTGGACTGCGGCACCTGCAACTTCGGGGACGACGTGTTCATGAACGATATGCCCACCATGCGGGCCTTCGGCAAGCGCATGCTGGAAAACCACATCAAGCCCGAGTACGAGTGCTTTGAGATGGGTCACTTGGACACGATCCTGAAGATGGCGAAAAAGGGACTGGTCCCCGGCGACCCCATGCAGTTCAACTTTGTCCTGGGCGTCAGCGGCTGTACCCCCGCTACCGCCGGCAATCTCCAGTGGCTGGTGAACGCCATTCCTGCCGGGTCCACCTGGACCGCCACCGGTATCGGTCGCTTTGCCTACGAGCTGGCGGCAGCGGCCATTCCCATGGGCGGCAACGTCCGCGTGGGTTTTGAAGACACGGTATATCTCTCCAAGGGTGTCCTCGCCAAATCCAATGGCGAGCTGGTAGCGCGGGTGGTTGAGCTGGCCAACCTGCTGGGGCGCCCCGTCGCCAATCCCGCCGAGGCCCGTAAGATTCTCAGCCTGGGCTGA
- a CDS encoding PLP-dependent aminotransferase family protein — translation MSDVIFNWVPDRGSPLPLYRQLADYISGKIACGDWAVGDRLPAQRVLAQRLGLNRSTVVQAMEELASFGVLEADYGGGTRVGSNTWSLRMAGGGMDWGRYLHAGPFPANTPTIQTIFRLEFQPGYYRLGSGEPSPQLFPREAIGEALSRAAARAPALGYLPPAGLPELREAVAHRLERRGIRLPPSCVLITSGAIQALQLISASMLKSGSTVFAESPTYLKSLQIFPSAGARLQGLAMDREGLRPGALRAALTPCAARSGLLYTIPTFQNPTGTTMPQSRREELFQLCLERRLPVIEDDAYGELWLDAPPPAPIKALDRTGGILYLGTVSKTLSPGLRLGWLVGPESVVQRLADVKSQTDCGTSSLSQWAFLELLESGAYDAHLAALRAALRARRDAAAALLTRRFSSLADYFLPSGGFYIWLRPRPEAATERLFQRALECGLLLHPGTLYDFGRTSALRLSYAYESPERFSRGLGLLADLLEGN, via the coding sequence ATGTCCGACGTGATTTTTAACTGGGTTCCGGACCGCGGCTCTCCCCTCCCCCTCTACCGCCAGCTGGCAGATTATATCAGTGGAAAGATCGCTTGCGGCGACTGGGCTGTGGGTGACCGGCTCCCCGCACAGCGCGTCCTGGCCCAGCGGCTCGGCCTGAACCGCAGCACAGTGGTCCAGGCCATGGAAGAACTCGCCTCCTTCGGCGTGCTAGAGGCGGACTACGGCGGTGGGACACGGGTAGGGAGCAACACCTGGTCCCTGCGTATGGCCGGAGGTGGAATGGACTGGGGACGTTATCTGCATGCCGGCCCCTTCCCTGCAAACACCCCAACCATTCAAACCATATTCCGCCTGGAGTTCCAGCCCGGATATTATCGGTTGGGCAGCGGTGAGCCCTCCCCTCAGCTCTTTCCGCGGGAGGCCATCGGAGAGGCGCTGAGCAGAGCGGCGGCCCGTGCTCCCGCCCTTGGCTATCTGCCTCCCGCGGGGCTGCCGGAACTGCGAGAGGCCGTGGCGCACCGGCTGGAGCGGCGCGGTATCCGGCTCCCTCCCTCCTGCGTGCTCATTACCTCTGGGGCAATCCAGGCTCTTCAACTCATTTCCGCCTCCATGCTCAAGTCCGGCTCCACAGTCTTTGCCGAGTCCCCCACCTATCTCAAATCTCTTCAGATTTTTCCGTCCGCCGGTGCCCGCCTGCAAGGGCTCGCCATGGACCGCGAGGGGTTGCGCCCCGGCGCGCTGCGTGCCGCGCTCACCCCCTGCGCCGCCCGCAGCGGCCTTCTCTACACCATCCCCACCTTTCAAAATCCCACCGGGACCACGATGCCACAGTCCCGCCGGGAGGAACTCTTTCAACTGTGTCTGGAGCGCCGCCTTCCCGTCATCGAGGACGACGCCTACGGCGAACTGTGGCTGGACGCCCCGCCCCCTGCTCCAATCAAAGCGCTGGACCGGACCGGCGGCATCCTCTATCTGGGCACGGTGTCCAAAACCCTTTCCCCGGGGCTACGCCTGGGGTGGCTGGTGGGTCCGGAATCGGTCGTCCAGCGTCTGGCGGACGTGAAGAGCCAAACCGACTGTGGCACCAGTTCCCTCTCCCAGTGGGCCTTTCTGGAACTCTTGGAAAGCGGGGCCTATGACGCCCACCTGGCGGCGCTCCGCGCCGCGCTGCGCGCCCGCCGCGACGCTGCAGCAGCTCTCCTGACGCGCCGCTTCTCCTCCCTCGCAGACTATTTCCTGCCCTCGGGCGGATTCTATATCTGGCTGCGCCCCAGGCCGGAGGCCGCCACGGAGCGTCTTTTCCAGCGCGCGCTGGAGTGCGGGCTGCTGCTCCACCCCGGTACACTCTATGACTTCGGCCGTACCAGCGCGCTGCGGCTCTCCTACGCCTATGAGAGCCCGGAGCGATTTTCCCGCGGGCTCGGGCTGCTGGCCGATCTTCTGGAAGGAAATTAG
- a CDS encoding helix-turn-helix domain-containing protein: protein MVTLAQRLEELRTERGLSRPALSAELGFPKNAVEKFETGRQTPTREQQEKIAFYFGVSAFYLRGESSDRTRQDNWMDAAYAEEPPVSVPTPPPAARCPRESAGETHGTVLDSLLSGKQFRDLLRAAVLDTLSSPEGQELIAKAVRRELSNRR from the coding sequence ATGGTTACATTGGCACAGCGTCTGGAAGAGCTGCGCACTGAGCGCGGACTGAGCCGTCCCGCCCTGTCCGCAGAACTGGGATTTCCCAAAAATGCGGTGGAAAAGTTTGAAACAGGACGACAAACCCCCACCCGCGAACAGCAGGAAAAAATTGCTTTCTATTTTGGCGTCTCCGCCTTTTACCTGCGCGGCGAGAGCAGTGACCGCACCCGCCAGGACAATTGGATGGACGCGGCCTATGCGGAGGAGCCCCCTGTCTCTGTTCCCACCCCGCCTCCCGCTGCGAGGTGTCCCAGGGAGAGCGCCGGCGAAACCCACGGTACCGTGCTGGACTCTCTCCTCTCGGGGAAACAGTTTCGGGATCTGCTCCGTGCGGCCGTGCTGGATACCCTCAGTTCTCCCGAGGGGCAGGAGCTGATCGCCAAAGCGGTCCGCAGGGAGCTCTCCAACCGCCGGTGA